From Brevibacillus marinus, a single genomic window includes:
- the rplT gene encoding 50S ribosomal protein L20, which produces MPRVKGGTVTRRRHKKVLKLAKGYFGSKHRLFRTANAQVMKSLLYAYRDRRQRKRDFRKLWITRINAQARVNGLSYSRLMHGLKVAGVQVNRKMLADLAVNDKSAFNELAALAKNKLNA; this is translated from the coding sequence ATGCCAAGAGTAAAAGGTGGCACTGTAACCCGCCGTCGTCATAAAAAAGTGTTAAAACTGGCCAAGGGCTACTTTGGCTCCAAACACCGCCTGTTTAGAACGGCCAACGCACAGGTGATGAAATCCCTGCTCTACGCATACCGCGACCGTCGCCAGAGAAAGCGCGACTTCCGCAAACTGTGGATTACGCGGATCAACGCGCAGGCGCGCGTCAACGGCCTGTCCTACAGCCGGCTGATGCACGGATTGAAAGTGGCCGGCGTGCAAGTAAACCGCAAAATGCTGGCTGATCTGGCCGTCAACGACAAGAGCGCCTTCAATGAACTGGCCGCGCTGGCCAAGAACAAACTGAACGCGTAA
- the rpmI gene encoding 50S ribosomal protein L35, translated as MPKMKTHRGSAKRFKKTGTGKLKRDSAYTSHLFANKTTKAKRHLRKGGYVSKGDQKRIAQLVTYL; from the coding sequence ATGCCGAAAATGAAAACCCATCGCGGGTCAGCCAAACGTTTTAAAAAGACGGGAACCGGCAAACTGAAACGCGACTCTGCTTACACCAGCCATCTGTTCGCCAATAAAACGACGAAAGCGAAGCGCCATCTGCGCAAAGGTGGCTATGTTTCCAAAGGCGATCAAAAACGGATTGCCCAGCTGGTCACCTATCTGTAA
- the infC gene encoding translation initiation factor IF-3, with protein MLVNEAIRAREVRLIGPDGNQLGVVPLREALRIAQEANLDLVNVAPTAKPPVCRIMDYGKYKYEQAKKEREARRNQKIIEIKEVRFSSTIEEHDFQTKLRNVRKFLKDEDKVKCSIRFRGREITHSEIGQQVLERLASLCEDIAVVERKPKIDGRSMIMILAPKPDNK; from the coding sequence TTGTTAGTGAACGAGGCGATTCGAGCTCGCGAAGTCCGGCTGATTGGACCAGACGGCAACCAACTGGGGGTCGTGCCGCTCAGGGAAGCGTTGCGCATTGCCCAAGAGGCCAATCTGGATCTCGTCAACGTGGCCCCGACCGCGAAGCCTCCCGTATGTCGGATCATGGACTACGGCAAGTACAAGTACGAGCAGGCCAAAAAAGAGAGGGAAGCGCGCCGCAATCAGAAAATCATCGAGATCAAGGAAGTCCGCTTCTCCTCCACCATCGAAGAACACGATTTCCAGACGAAGCTGCGCAACGTGCGGAAGTTTTTGAAAGACGAGGACAAGGTAAAGTGCAGCATCCGCTTCCGCGGGCGCGAAATTACACACTCCGAAATCGGACAGCAGGTACTGGAACGCCTGGCATCGTTGTGTGAAGACATCGCTGTGGTCGAGCGTAAGCCGAAAATCGACGGCCGCAGCATGATTATGATTTTGGCACCCAAGCCGGACAACAAATAG
- the thrS gene encoding threonine--tRNA ligase — translation MAKVNVTLPDGAVREYDAGVTIEDVAASISPGLKKQAVAGKLNGKVVDLYTPINEDARVEVVTLDSPEGLEVYRHSTAHLLAQAVKRLYGQEVKLGIGPVIENGFYYDMDVPVSLTPEDLGKIEAEMEKIVKENLPIRRRVVSREEARKIYEELGDHLKLELIRDLPEDAVITIYEQGEFFDLCRGPHLPSTGLIKAFKLMSVAGAYWRGDSSKQMLQRVYGTAWPKKSELDEYLHFLEEARKRDHRKLGKELELFMFSEEAPGMPFYLPKGFAVRNELEQFSRRLQQLAGYTEVRTPFIMNQRLWLQSGHWDHYHENMYFTEVDNTTYALKPMNCPGHMLIYKNKIHSYRDLPIRYAEFGQVHRHEFSGALNGMLRVRTFCQDDAHVFVRPDQIEAEIKNMMSLIGQIYEVFGFDYSVALSTRPEDSMGSDELWELAERSLKNVLDESGLPYEIKEGDGAFYGPKIDFQITDALKRKHQCGTIQLDFQMPEKFDLSYIGQDNERHRPVVLHRAMYGSMERFIGILVEHYGGAFPTWLAPVQARLMTINEAHAPYAEQVYDKLLQAGIRVELDARNEKIGYKIREAQVAKIPYMLVIGEKETAEQTVSVRKRGAGDLGAQPVDALIAAIREEIAAKR, via the coding sequence GTGGCAAAGGTAAACGTAACACTGCCCGATGGCGCGGTGCGCGAGTACGATGCAGGGGTTACCATCGAAGATGTGGCCGCTTCGATCAGCCCGGGGCTGAAGAAACAGGCGGTCGCCGGCAAACTGAACGGAAAAGTGGTGGATCTGTACACGCCGATCAACGAAGACGCGCGGGTGGAAGTGGTGACGCTCGATTCGCCGGAAGGGCTGGAGGTGTACCGGCACAGCACGGCCCATTTGCTGGCGCAGGCAGTCAAGCGGCTGTACGGCCAAGAGGTGAAGCTGGGGATCGGTCCGGTGATCGAAAACGGTTTTTACTACGATATGGACGTACCGGTCAGTCTGACTCCCGAAGACCTTGGCAAAATTGAGGCGGAGATGGAGAAGATCGTCAAGGAAAACCTGCCGATTCGCCGCCGGGTAGTCAGCCGCGAGGAAGCGCGCAAGATCTACGAGGAACTGGGCGATCATCTCAAGCTGGAATTGATCCGCGACCTGCCGGAAGACGCGGTGATTACGATTTATGAACAGGGCGAGTTTTTCGATCTTTGCCGGGGGCCGCACCTTCCCTCCACCGGCCTGATCAAGGCGTTCAAGCTGATGAGCGTGGCCGGCGCATACTGGCGCGGCGACTCGTCCAAGCAGATGCTGCAGCGGGTGTACGGTACGGCCTGGCCGAAAAAGTCAGAGCTGGACGAGTACCTGCACTTTCTCGAAGAAGCGCGCAAGCGGGACCACCGCAAACTGGGCAAAGAACTGGAACTGTTCATGTTCTCGGAGGAAGCGCCGGGCATGCCGTTCTACCTGCCGAAGGGCTTTGCGGTGCGCAACGAGCTGGAGCAGTTTTCCCGCCGCCTGCAGCAGTTGGCCGGCTACACCGAGGTGCGCACGCCGTTCATCATGAATCAGCGGTTGTGGCTGCAGTCGGGCCACTGGGACCACTATCACGAGAACATGTACTTCACGGAAGTGGACAACACCACCTATGCGCTGAAACCGATGAACTGCCCCGGCCATATGCTGATCTACAAGAACAAAATCCACTCCTACCGCGATTTGCCGATCCGCTATGCGGAGTTCGGGCAGGTGCACCGCCACGAATTTTCCGGAGCGCTCAACGGCATGCTGCGGGTGCGGACGTTCTGCCAGGATGACGCCCACGTCTTCGTCCGGCCGGACCAGATTGAAGCAGAGATCAAGAACATGATGTCCCTGATCGGCCAGATTTACGAAGTGTTCGGGTTTGATTACTCGGTGGCCCTCTCGACCCGCCCGGAGGATTCGATGGGTTCCGACGAGCTGTGGGAATTGGCCGAGCGTTCGCTGAAAAACGTGCTCGATGAATCCGGCCTGCCGTATGAGATCAAGGAAGGGGACGGCGCGTTTTACGGTCCGAAGATCGACTTCCAGATTACCGACGCGCTGAAACGGAAGCACCAGTGCGGCACGATTCAGCTCGACTTCCAGATGCCGGAGAAGTTTGACCTCAGCTACATCGGCCAGGACAACGAACGGCACCGCCCGGTGGTGCTGCACCGCGCGATGTACGGCTCGATGGAGCGGTTCATCGGGATTCTCGTCGAACACTACGGCGGGGCGTTCCCGACCTGGCTGGCTCCCGTGCAGGCGCGGCTGATGACGATCAACGAAGCGCATGCGCCGTACGCTGAGCAGGTGTACGACAAGCTGCTGCAGGCGGGGATCCGGGTCGAGCTGGACGCGCGCAATGAGAAGATCGGCTACAAGATCCGCGAAGCGCAGGTAGCGAAGATCCCCTACATGCTGGTGATCGGGGAAAAGGAAACGGCCGAGCAGACCGTGTCCGTCCGCAAGCGGGGAGCGGGCGATCTGGGGGCGCAGCCGGTCGATGCGCTGATCGCGGCGATCCGCGAAGAAATAGCGGCGAAACGATAA
- the ytxC gene encoding putative sporulation protein YtxC, with product MQTLSVLVQADKPWHSDAFRAAVRMIEGKVETGAVTIQYNEQLLGKYRVFRFVSWSSEEYTLETRNVVRSFIALAAVEWIVRTVEPEVLQAVLAKEYGPELAREWEAVLPHIRQVRQQSEAGRDWLSLHKANLYHKLYDYLQEHHELVLDGFVRFRLKEYWNELAEAVEWGIAEYLREKEYREFVELLRYFISLQESRHRLVHVVPQEEKRYALFDEAGELIRLEQLDALIANAEQEFRDEDYLVSALVTLAPGTIVLHRFQDKPALAETLRGIFAERISCCEDCTHCLPWSRSSLDFRKPTHYNT from the coding sequence ATGCAAACACTGTCCGTGTTGGTTCAGGCGGACAAGCCTTGGCACAGCGACGCGTTTCGGGCGGCCGTTCGCATGATCGAGGGCAAAGTGGAGACAGGGGCCGTAACGATTCAGTACAACGAACAGCTGCTCGGCAAGTACCGGGTGTTTCGCTTTGTTAGTTGGTCGTCCGAAGAGTATACGCTGGAGACACGGAACGTGGTTCGCTCGTTTATCGCCCTGGCTGCGGTGGAATGGATCGTCCGCACCGTCGAACCGGAAGTGCTGCAAGCGGTGCTGGCCAAAGAATACGGTCCGGAGCTGGCGCGGGAGTGGGAAGCGGTGCTGCCGCACATCCGCCAGGTACGGCAGCAATCCGAGGCGGGACGCGATTGGCTGAGCTTGCACAAAGCCAATCTGTACCACAAGCTGTACGACTACTTGCAGGAGCACCACGAATTGGTGCTGGACGGCTTTGTTCGCTTCCGCCTCAAAGAGTATTGGAACGAACTGGCCGAGGCCGTCGAGTGGGGCATTGCGGAGTACTTGCGGGAAAAGGAGTACCGTGAATTCGTCGAACTGCTCCGTTACTTTATTTCGCTGCAGGAATCGCGGCACCGGCTGGTTCATGTCGTGCCGCAGGAGGAAAAGCGCTACGCCCTGTTTGACGAAGCGGGTGAGCTGATCCGGCTGGAGCAGCTGGATGCGCTGATCGCAAACGCGGAACAGGAGTTTCGCGACGAGGATTATCTGGTCAGCGCGCTGGTCACTTTGGCGCCGGGAACCATCGTCCTGCACCGCTTTCAGGACAAACCGGCGCTCGCCGAGACGCTGCGCGGCATCTTTGCCGAGCGGATCAGCTGCTGCGAGGACTGCACCCATTGTCTTCCGTGGAGCCGGTCCAGCCTTGACTTCCGCAAGCCGACTCACTATAATACGTAA
- the mqnC gene encoding cyclic dehypoxanthinyl futalosine synthase yields MIDKILQRAVAGERLGLEDGLALFESDQIEKIGHAADQVMRKWHPEPITTFVIGRNINYTNICDRYCRFCAFYRPPGSPEGYVLSTEEILQKIQETVDVGGTEILMQGGTNPDLPLEYYLDLLRTIKRRFPQITLHSLSTTEVEKIAEVSGLSIEEVLRQLKEAGLDSLPGAGGEILDDRTRMRISRRKGSWKQWIDVQRAAHRVGLPGTATMVIGFGEKLEERVLSLLRIRELQDETKGFTAFITWLFQPENTNLKAVNNTPEEYLKTLAISRLMLDNIPNFQSSWVTVGPEYGKLSLSYGANDFGSTMIEENVVSAAKCAYKVNTNMILQLIREAGKIPAQRNTRYEILRVFKDGEMAEKDFVMQN; encoded by the coding sequence GTGATAGATAAAATTTTGCAGCGTGCTGTCGCCGGAGAGCGGTTGGGACTGGAAGACGGCCTGGCTCTGTTTGAGAGTGACCAGATCGAAAAGATCGGGCATGCTGCCGACCAGGTGATGCGCAAGTGGCATCCGGAGCCAATCACCACGTTTGTGATTGGACGGAATATCAACTACACCAACATTTGTGACCGGTACTGCCGCTTTTGCGCCTTTTACCGGCCGCCCGGTTCGCCGGAAGGCTACGTGCTGTCCACGGAAGAGATCCTGCAGAAGATTCAGGAGACGGTGGATGTCGGGGGAACGGAGATTTTGATGCAGGGCGGAACCAACCCGGACTTGCCGCTGGAATACTACCTCGATCTGTTGCGAACGATCAAGCGGCGGTTCCCGCAGATTACCCTGCACTCCCTGTCCACGACGGAAGTGGAGAAGATCGCGGAGGTGTCCGGCCTGTCGATCGAGGAAGTGCTGCGGCAGCTGAAGGAAGCGGGATTGGATTCGCTGCCGGGGGCTGGCGGGGAAATACTCGATGACCGCACCCGCATGCGGATTTCCCGCCGGAAAGGCTCCTGGAAACAGTGGATCGACGTGCAGCGGGCGGCGCACCGCGTAGGACTGCCCGGTACGGCGACAATGGTGATCGGATTTGGCGAAAAGCTGGAAGAGCGGGTGCTCAGCTTGCTGCGCATCCGCGAACTGCAGGATGAGACAAAAGGTTTCACCGCGTTTATTACCTGGCTGTTCCAACCGGAAAACACCAACTTAAAAGCGGTTAACAATACGCCGGAAGAGTACCTGAAGACACTGGCGATCAGCCGCCTGATGCTGGATAACATTCCCAACTTTCAGTCGTCCTGGGTGACGGTCGGACCGGAGTACGGCAAGCTCTCCCTCTCTTACGGAGCCAACGACTTCGGCTCCACGATGATCGAGGAGAACGTCGTCTCTGCCGCCAAGTGCGCCTACAAGGTCAACACCAACATGATCCTGCAGCTCATTCGCGAGGCCGGCAAAATACCGGCGCAGCGCAACACGCGGTACGAGATCCTGCGGGTGTTCAAAGACGGCGAAATGGCGGAAAAAGATTTTGTGATGCAGAATTAG
- a CDS encoding ring-cleaving dioxygenase, whose amino-acid sequence MGLQTAGIHHITAFVGNAQGNVDFYAGILGLRLVKRTVNFDAPQVYHFYFGNEVGSPGTIMTCFPFAGAQKGRVGGGQVGYVTFVVPLGALPFWEERLQTFSIPFRKVERFAETYLRFQDHDGLQLEIVERAAGEPSKWSFGKIPADKAIKGLGGAVLYSLAPEKTMHALTHVLGLQRIAAENGLVRFRAAGELGNLIDVHSTPLARGRDGAGTVHHIAWRAKDIADQQAWRNHVSNAGLHPTKIVDRHYFTSLYFREAGEILFEIATDLPGFQRDEPFAALGEKLMLPERFAPYREQLENILPPVEIRVLQEDLA is encoded by the coding sequence ATGGGCTTACAAACGGCAGGGATCCATCATATCACCGCATTTGTCGGGAATGCCCAGGGGAATGTCGATTTTTACGCCGGAATTCTCGGATTGCGTCTGGTAAAAAGGACCGTCAATTTTGACGCTCCGCAGGTGTATCACTTTTACTTTGGCAACGAAGTGGGCAGCCCCGGAACGATTATGACCTGCTTTCCTTTCGCGGGCGCACAAAAGGGGCGCGTCGGCGGGGGACAGGTCGGGTATGTCACGTTTGTCGTTCCGCTCGGGGCGCTGCCCTTTTGGGAAGAGCGGCTGCAAACATTCTCCATCCCTTTCCGCAAAGTGGAACGATTTGCTGAAACCTACCTTCGCTTTCAGGATCACGACGGGCTGCAGCTGGAAATCGTGGAACGGGCGGCGGGTGAGCCAAGCAAGTGGTCGTTCGGCAAAATTCCCGCAGACAAGGCGATCAAGGGCCTCGGAGGGGCGGTGCTGTACAGCCTGGCGCCGGAAAAAACGATGCACGCTCTCACGCACGTTTTGGGGCTGCAGCGGATCGCCGCGGAGAACGGCCTGGTACGTTTCCGCGCTGCCGGCGAGCTGGGAAATCTGATCGATGTCCACAGCACGCCGCTGGCGAGAGGACGCGACGGTGCCGGCACGGTTCACCACATCGCATGGCGGGCGAAGGACATTGCCGATCAGCAGGCGTGGCGCAACCACGTCAGCAACGCCGGTCTGCACCCGACGAAGATCGTCGACCGCCATTACTTTACCTCGCTTTACTTCCGGGAAGCAGGCGAGATCCTGTTCGAGATTGCCACGGACCTGCCCGGGTTTCAACGGGATGAACCATTTGCAGCACTGGGCGAAAAACTGATGCTGCCGGAACGGTTTGCGCCGTATCGGGAGCAGCTGGAAAACATCCTGCCGCCGGTTGAAATTCGCGTTTTGCAGGAGGACCTGGCATGA
- a CDS encoding alpha/beta hydrolase: MKHIFQKGADTTPVTLLLLHGTGGTEYDLLPLAERIDPSAAVLSVRGNVRENGMPRFFRRLAEGVFDEADLLFRTHELYDFLQQAAEMYQFDRRHIVAVGYSNGANIAASMMFHIPHALKGAILHHPMVPRRGVTLPDLSGTPVFIGAGRNDPLCPVQESEELARLLAGAGAHVYVHWEAAGHQLTAAEAAAAQQWYQQHVANPGKERGTGSSFSG, encoded by the coding sequence ATGAAACATATTTTTCAGAAAGGCGCGGACACCACCCCGGTGACCCTGCTCCTGCTGCATGGAACCGGCGGAACCGAATACGACCTGCTCCCCTTGGCGGAACGGATCGATCCTTCCGCCGCAGTGCTCAGCGTCAGAGGCAATGTGCGGGAGAACGGAATGCCCCGCTTTTTCAGAAGGTTGGCGGAAGGGGTTTTCGACGAAGCCGACTTGCTCTTCCGGACGCATGAATTGTACGATTTTCTCCAGCAAGCGGCGGAAATGTACCAGTTCGACCGCAGGCACATCGTGGCAGTCGGCTACTCCAACGGCGCCAATATCGCGGCGAGTATGATGTTTCACATTCCTCACGCGCTTAAAGGCGCGATCCTTCATCATCCGATGGTCCCGCGGCGCGGCGTGACGCTTCCTGATCTTTCGGGTACGCCGGTCTTCATCGGCGCCGGGCGCAACGACCCGCTCTGCCCGGTTCAGGAGAGCGAGGAGTTGGCCCGACTTTTGGCAGGGGCGGGCGCTCATGTTTATGTGCACTGGGAAGCTGCCGGCCATCAGCTTACCGCCGCGGAAGCCGCGGCGGCGCAACAATGGTATCAGCAGCATGTTGCGAACCCGGGGAAGGAGAGGGGCACCGGCTCCTCGTTTTCCGGTTAG
- a CDS encoding HXXEE domain-containing protein — translation MSGADWIAALNERVDLVSVLWLFPIVFVFHDFEEILTVEQWLARRGERVLAKMPVLARRLLADTFRMNTRLFAQDVLWIYSFIVAAAAAAVFFGVYLPFLVMLAVFFLHVFTHAAQALLLRMYTPGVATAGLLVLPYSLYAYYRLLASGTISWDEIALSLILLVLLLPPALWLLLQGRRAAVRRSIKRADRAAGC, via the coding sequence ATGAGCGGTGCAGATTGGATCGCAGCGCTGAACGAGCGGGTGGATCTGGTCAGCGTGCTGTGGCTTTTCCCGATCGTCTTTGTGTTTCATGATTTTGAGGAGATCCTCACGGTGGAACAGTGGCTGGCGCGCCGGGGAGAGCGTGTGCTGGCGAAAATGCCCGTCTTAGCCAGGCGGCTGCTCGCGGATACGTTCCGGATGAACACGCGCTTGTTTGCCCAGGATGTGCTGTGGATCTACTCGTTCATCGTGGCCGCGGCTGCGGCAGCCGTGTTTTTCGGCGTTTATCTGCCTTTTCTCGTCATGCTGGCGGTATTCTTCCTGCACGTGTTTACCCATGCCGCTCAGGCGCTCTTGCTTCGCATGTACACGCCGGGCGTGGCGACCGCGGGGCTGCTCGTCCTGCCCTATTCGCTTTACGCCTATTACCGACTGCTGGCCAGCGGCACGATCAGTTGGGACGAGATTGCGCTCAGCCTCATTCTGCTGGTGCTGCTGCTTCCGCCGGCGCTGTGGCTGCTTTTGCAGGGGAGACGTGCGGCGGTGCGCCGCTCCATAAAGCGCGCTGATCGGGCCGCTGGTTGCTAA
- a CDS encoding glycine betaine ABC transporter substrate-binding protein, with the protein MKRATKSLLVASVLCAWLLAGCAESASNAGDSAGSITIGSKNFTENIILAHMMAILIEENADIAVTRKVNLGGSNVAWQALLSNEIQLYPEYTGTIVANYYQEETGTSEETLSKARELVQQDQLKFLEPWGFNNTYTLALKEEKADELGVKTYSDLAKVSHQLVIGSEFEFLDRPDGLPGLKETYNMQFAGEKGMDAGIRYRSIEEGEVDVINAYATDGMLKVYNLKILEDDKSFFPPYDMAPLIRQETIQQFPVIEDLLNQLAGKISDETMQELNALVDSQGMKEETVARNFLEEQGLIQ; encoded by the coding sequence ATGAAACGTGCAACCAAATCGCTGCTCGTCGCATCCGTGCTATGCGCATGGCTGCTTGCCGGCTGCGCAGAGAGCGCGAGCAACGCCGGAGATTCGGCTGGCAGTATCACAATCGGGTCGAAAAACTTTACGGAAAATATCATTTTGGCTCACATGATGGCCATTTTGATTGAGGAAAACGCGGATATTGCGGTGACCCGCAAGGTAAATCTGGGCGGCTCCAATGTGGCTTGGCAGGCACTGCTCAGCAATGAGATTCAATTGTACCCGGAGTACACTGGTACCATCGTGGCCAATTACTATCAGGAAGAAACGGGCACAAGCGAGGAGACGCTCAGCAAGGCAAGAGAGCTGGTGCAGCAGGATCAATTGAAGTTCCTGGAACCGTGGGGTTTCAACAACACCTATACGCTTGCTTTAAAAGAGGAAAAGGCCGATGAATTGGGGGTCAAGACCTACAGTGATTTGGCCAAGGTGTCCCATCAACTGGTGATCGGCTCCGAGTTTGAATTTTTGGACCGTCCCGATGGCCTGCCCGGATTAAAAGAAACGTACAACATGCAGTTTGCCGGAGAGAAGGGAATGGATGCGGGAATTCGCTACCGCTCGATTGAGGAAGGCGAGGTCGATGTGATCAATGCCTATGCTACTGATGGCATGCTAAAAGTGTATAATTTGAAAATATTGGAGGACGACAAGTCGTTCTTCCCTCCGTACGATATGGCTCCGCTGATTCGCCAAGAGACGATCCAGCAATTCCCCGTCATCGAGGACCTCTTGAATCAGTTGGCGGGCAAGATTTCCGATGAAACGATGCAAGAGTTGAATGCGCTGGTTGATTCGCAAGGGATGAAGGAAGAAACGGTGGCGCGAAACTTCCTCGAGGAACAAGGGTTGATTCAATAG
- a CDS encoding ABC transporter permease, with amino-acid sequence MTRGSLWEQITEQLSMRYSELAVAVVQHIQLVALSMLIAILLGVPLGILVSRVKFLQGPVLGLAGILQTIPSLALLGFMIPFFGIGVTTAVIALFLYSLLPIVRNTFTGIKDVDKAVVQAAKGMGMTNWQILAKVELPLSLSVIMAGIRTSTVINVGTATLAAFIGAGGLGDFIFLGISRSLDALVLIGAVPAAILALLIDYLLGRLELVVTPKGLKI; translated from the coding sequence ATGACACGTGGTTCACTTTGGGAACAAATAACGGAACAGCTAAGCATGAGGTACAGCGAGCTGGCTGTTGCCGTCGTGCAGCACATCCAATTGGTCGCCCTCTCGATGCTGATCGCGATTCTGCTTGGCGTGCCGCTGGGCATCTTGGTCAGCCGGGTCAAGTTTTTGCAAGGCCCTGTGCTGGGTCTGGCCGGCATTCTCCAAACCATTCCCAGTCTTGCACTGCTGGGTTTCATGATTCCGTTCTTCGGCATCGGGGTGACTACGGCTGTCATTGCCTTGTTTTTGTACTCGCTGTTGCCGATTGTGCGGAATACCTTTACCGGGATCAAGGATGTCGACAAAGCGGTGGTTCAGGCTGCGAAAGGGATGGGGATGACCAATTGGCAAATTCTGGCGAAAGTTGAACTGCCGCTTTCGCTCTCCGTGATCATGGCCGGAATCCGGACATCGACCGTCATCAACGTAGGTACGGCCACGTTGGCCGCGTTTATCGGTGCAGGAGGATTGGGGGATTTTATTTTTCTCGGGATATCCCGCAGTTTGGATGCGCTGGTGTTGATCGGGGCGGTCCCGGCGGCGATCCTGGCTTTGCTGATCGACTATTTGCTCGGCCGCCTGGAGCTTGTCGTGACGCCGAAAGGGCTCAAGATCTAA
- a CDS encoding YqaA family protein — MFDTITGIFMQYGQFGLFVLAFLDSFILPVPPFFLQIAMSLLSPADALYYATVAFLGSVLGAPMGYLLGKVLGKPLMHKVVPVRWVEVATEKFTKEGDAAVLIGSFTPIPYKVFTILSGVFGFSLLRLIIYSIFGRGIKFYLIGILFYHYGRHAKELLDQYLEVSMLAVAVVLTIGWLLLRRRRNKQRT, encoded by the coding sequence ATGTTCGATACGATTACCGGGATTTTCATGCAATACGGGCAGTTTGGCTTATTTGTGCTTGCGTTTTTAGACTCGTTTATTCTGCCGGTTCCCCCCTTTTTTTTGCAGATTGCGATGAGCCTGCTGTCCCCCGCCGACGCGCTGTATTACGCCACCGTGGCGTTTCTCGGCTCCGTGCTGGGCGCCCCAATGGGCTACCTGTTGGGCAAGGTCCTCGGCAAACCGCTGATGCATAAAGTGGTGCCCGTCCGCTGGGTGGAGGTGGCAACGGAAAAGTTTACCAAAGAGGGCGACGCGGCTGTGTTGATCGGCTCGTTCACGCCCATTCCCTACAAGGTGTTTACCATCCTCTCCGGCGTATTTGGGTTCTCGCTGCTGCGGCTGATCATCTATTCGATTTTCGGCCGGGGGATCAAGTTCTACCTGATCGGCATCTTGTTCTATCACTACGGCCGTCACGCGAAGGAACTGCTCGATCAATACCTGGAAGTTTCCATGTTGGCGGTCGCTGTCGTCCTGACCATCGGATGGCTGCTTTTGCGGCGCCGGCGAAACAAGCAGCGGACGTGA
- a CDS encoding cell wall hydrolase, whose amino-acid sequence MAVIKATADGVKLLARLMRAEAEGEGQLGMLMVGNVGVNRVRCNCLDFRGIRTIQQMVFQSPGGFEAVRKPYFYQRAREKEIQLAQKVIKGNRYHPASFSLWFFRPTGGCPTQWYNQPHTGRYKSHCFFAPTSANCPNVYNTF is encoded by the coding sequence TTGGCCGTCATCAAGGCAACCGCTGACGGGGTCAAACTGTTGGCCCGGCTGATGCGGGCCGAAGCAGAAGGGGAAGGCCAATTGGGGATGCTGATGGTGGGCAACGTCGGCGTCAACCGCGTACGCTGCAACTGCCTTGATTTCAGAGGGATTCGGACGATTCAGCAGATGGTCTTCCAATCGCCGGGCGGGTTCGAGGCGGTACGCAAACCGTATTTTTACCAGCGAGCGCGCGAAAAGGAGATCCAGTTGGCGCAGAAAGTGATCAAAGGGAACCGCTATCATCCCGCCAGTTTCTCGCTGTGGTTTTTCCGGCCAACCGGAGGCTGTCCTACCCAGTGGTACAACCAGCCGCACACGGGCCGTTACAAATCGCACTGCTTCTTTGCCCCGACCAGCGCAAACTGCCCGAATGTCTACAATACGTTTTGA
- the gerQ gene encoding spore coat protein GerQ: protein MGQQLLEPQQQTKMLSPQAVPMPPSGATIPGTRDFVEESYVENILRLNRGKMATVYMTFENNSEWNAKVFRGTIEAAGRDHLIISDPETGERHLLLMVNLDYITFDGPIEYIAPPLPGQF from the coding sequence ATGGGCCAACAGCTGTTGGAACCGCAGCAGCAGACGAAGATGCTGTCCCCCCAGGCCGTGCCCATGCCGCCAAGCGGTGCCACGATTCCCGGCACGCGCGACTTCGTCGAAGAATCGTACGTGGAAAACATCCTGCGCTTAAACCGCGGCAAAATGGCAACCGTGTACATGACCTTTGAAAACAACTCGGAATGGAATGCCAAAGTGTTTCGCGGAACGATCGAGGCGGCAGGCCGCGACCACCTGATCATCAGCGATCCGGAAACGGGTGAACGCCATCTCCTGCTGATGGTCAATCTGGATTACATCACTTTCGACGGACCGATCGAGTACATCGCGCCGCCGCTGCCCGGACAGTTCTAA